Within Coregonus clupeaformis isolate EN_2021a unplaced genomic scaffold, ASM2061545v1 scaf1809, whole genome shotgun sequence, the genomic segment CAATTTTCCCATAGGATTTGTCCATCGAACCATGGCGGAGTTTGTGCCTACAAAAAGataccattactattgctctctatagcaGCTGGGTCTAGTCTACCGAGTTAAttgaatacaaaaaaaaaataaccAGCAAGTGGTtttcctctttaaggaatacctggaatagtacaaaagtaatccttctaccccccattaaaaaatttaaatggggtggttgtcccactggctatcataaattgaatgcactaatttgtaaatcgctctggataagagcgtctgctaaatgacgtaaacgtagTCTCACTTCCTCTTCCGTCACAAACCTCATCAGCGCGCACTTTCTACATCTATCCTCTTCTAATTGCACTTCAGTTCTGTATGCAAtagtaggatagaatacctgtatgtctcttgTGGTGAATTGGGCTAGTGCAGCAAAACACCACAGTCCTATAATCTGGGCCATAGTGGTTCGGCGAAGCTTGATCAAGAATTAAGATTATTAGTGTATGggacaatatatatttttaaaaaagtatGATTGGTATAAAATGCCTTTTATCACTCAGATGGATGGGATTTTCTGTGGCATTAAAAAGGTCTCAGTCTGACTTTGGACATGCCAAATAACCTTTCACCTGACTGCTGCTGCATGCTTTCCTTAAAGGAAAGTGCCACCTAAAACCTATATTTTGGTATTGGCAAAATATGgggtgatttctgtattttgaaagtgacatgtcttataataataaataataataatatgacatttagcagacgcttttatccaaagcgacttacagtcatgcgtgcatacatttttgtgtatgggtggtcccggggttcgaacccactaccttggcgttacaagcgccgtgctctaccagctgagctacagaggaccacagagaacTTGATTGCTTACAAGGTTCATGCGAGTGACTGACTGCACAAAGGAGTAAACCCCATACCCTCATAAGCAATGTGGCAGTACACCCAGAACATTGCTCTGGGAACTAGGAGTGATACAATAGCTCCGTTTCAAGGTAGGAAGCCTTGTGTGGTATAAATCAGTCATATACAGGAACCAACCATGCTTATAACTTGTTTGCGTAGCAGTATAGAAGGACTGAAAGGGAACCTCTTTAGAGTTTGTATTGAGTTTGTGAACCTCTCCACGCATTAAAGATTACTTCATTTACTTTTGAGTTTGAGTCCTTAGTGGTGAATTTACACGACAATTCCAACATTGGACTAATTAAGCAAATACCAAAATAGTTGTTGGATGGAGTTTCTTTAACTGGTTTCTAGAACTCCCTGGAAAACTGTATTTTATGGTACTTTTCTGCAGTGATAAAATGAAAACCTTTTCAAGACATGAAGTCAAACAGTTACACACTAACCATGGTGGGGTGAGTGAATTTAATAAATAGTTACACACCAACACTAACCATGGTGGGGTGAGTGAATTGAATAACAGATACATTGAAGTGAGGCACTGGTTGGCAGACAACCAACCAACCACTGTAAACAGTTCTAACTCAGTATGATGGTACTGTCTAGTAGCATCCTAACAGATCTGAGAGgtgtactacaaagcaggatcaatgagttagttAGCTAATTTTGATAAACAACCCAAAATAACATGATTTGAGTTGATTCAAAACGCTGAGTTTAGATGTGCGTTTTGGTTGAGTAAATTAGACCACGCCCATTTCAAGCTTACCGGTATCTTTCTAAAAATGTTCTCCTGCTTTGTAGTATCCCTCTGTTTGTGATGTCATCCCTCTGTTTGTGATGTCATCCCACTCCTTGTTGTTTGGCATGACAAGCAGTGCagtggcatgatggcacaaactggtacccagactggcctactagTGTTTCTCAACCTTTTTCTAATTAGGGACAGGAAAGCTAGGTTTTGTGCGATTGCACATTCAGGGGTGGTTTCCTGGAAACCAATTAACCCTAGTCCTGGACTGAAAAgcatctgtgtctgggaaactatCCCCTAAAACTAGCATTATATAGCAAACAACATCCCACAGACCGGAGGTTGAGAAACACTGAAGCTTCTTCAGATGCGTTTTATTAATGCAAACCCGGGGTGCTAATCTGCAGTGAAGACGCGTGCAGCGATGTCATCCAGTAGCCAGTCTACTCCTGTCAGTAGGTTCTCTCCTGTCACAGCACTGCAGCCGATGATACACCAGTGATGGGTCTTAATGTCATCCAGGCCCagggcctacacacacacacacacacacacagtaagagaTGAAGTATTTCCAACCAACTGATGATAAAAACACAGAAATTGTGAgggagtcagtgtgtgtgtgtgtgtgtgtgtgtgtgtgtgtgtgtgtgtgtgtgtagggggaacTGTGTTCTCACCTCTCGTATGGTCTCTTTACTCAGGGATCCAGGAAGGTCCTGTTTGTTGGCGAACACCAGGAGAGTAGCTCCTGATAACCTCTAGAGAAAGGGAAAGGGGGGGGTAGataaaggaagggagagagagagggggggtagataaagcaagagagagagagggggtagataaagcaagggagagagagagggggtagataaagcaagagagagagagggggtagataaagcaagggagagagaggggggtagataaagcaagagagagagggggtagataaagcaagggagagagagggggggtagataaagggatggagagagaggggggggtagataaaggaatggagagagagagaagttagtcATTcattcatatgtgtgtgtgtgtgtgtgtgtgtgtgtgtgtgtgtgtgtgtgttgggggtatGCGCTCcaccttttgtgtgtgtgtgagagtttgtgtgtttaagtgtgtgtaACCCTCTAGGTACctcctccagcagcagagagctgaGTTCCTGTCTGCAATCCTCCAGCCTCAGTCTGTCTGCGCTGTCTACCACCCACACCAGCCCATCGGTGCTCTCAAAGTAGTTCCTCCAGTAAGAACGAAGGGATTTCTGACCGCCCACATCCCAGATGTTCAACTTGAACctgaggataggaggagagggagagtggagcacgaggagaagagaggagtgaatGAATGGTTAAATAAAAGTGTGTGAAGTCTCCCATCTGCCTAAGATAAGGGGTGCAAGATGACCCTCTGATGATGATAACGGTAGCGTGTTTTGACTCACCCTTTATGCTCCAAGGTTTTGATATTGAATCCCAGTGTAGGAGAGATGGTGCTCACGTCCTCGCCATTGAACTTCTTCAGAATAGTGGTCTTACCAGCGTTGTCTAGACCCCTGTAGTACATGGTTAAGGACTGGAACTGGCCAGGGGGACCTCCGTACAGATTAgagggtgacacacacacacatcatcatcattTGCACCACTTGTATTAGGCAGGGATAGCCATATAGCTGAGTAATCGTTTAACCAGTGGGTTAACAAACGTAGCTTATAAACATCGCAAGATATGTAGCCTAGCTATGGGTGTGACGGGCGGATAGTCGCAGTAGCTAGCTAGGGCCTACTTGCCGACAGGCGAAGCTAGATGACCATAGCTAACTGGCCACTTAGAAAACACAAATGTATCAGACCCAAAAGTCAGGCGACAAAACTAGTCCGATTACATAGGTAGATAAACCACTTTCATCCGCATATCTACGTTATGTAGCTATAGCTAGGTAAACATCGTCGCTGACTAACTCATCACAACTCTTCTTTCATTATCAGCAGAAAGGATACAACATAAGTAGTcgcatctctctctccttgtgcTTCATTTTCTTCAGTATCGTCAGCAAACCCATCGTGACGAACGTTTGATAAACTACTTAATATAAAGTGAAGTAATACACGATATATGATGTTATAATATCAACACATTATAATAGTTTTTCTCATGACTGTTGCTAGCTAACACAAGCACGCAGCTCCAAGACAAGTAGGAAGTTGATACTAAAGTAGCCCCGCCCACTCTAATCGCGGATTAGTGGATGTTTGGGACAAACGCCAGATCAAAATATGATTGGTTTACTTCAACGTCACTCAAAGGCTTTAGGCTATTTTATTCGTCAACCGCCGCCAAGGCAAGGGCGCAGCTGTGTACCACCTAATTCAGAGGGAGCGACATAGACCTTTAGAAACGTATATtttggtttccactagttaccacagcgaAAAAGTCCAAATTGGCTGCATTgttaaaattcatgaaaacaaaaatgtgctttttggtcttggttAGGGTTGGGCATAATGTTAGCAATGGGTTTAGGGTTGggtttaaaatcaaattttaaaaCGAGGAATTAGGCGGGCTATATGACTTTGTGGTTGTGGTAACTAGTTAAGACATTATATTTTGCGACAAAATAGCGCCACCTGCCGTTCATATCAGGGACGACAACGTTAGGAGTTATTGTAGGCAGCTGTGCAAGCAAGGTGAGTTTTGGGAAAAGGTAGATTGTTCAAAATGAACATTAGAGATGATAGGTTAACACCACACTTGACATTCTATGGAGACAATAACATCAGGCTGTAGTGTCAT encodes:
- the LOC121554364 gene encoding ADP-ribosylation factor-like protein 2: MGLLTILKKMKHKEREMRLLMLGLDNAGKTTILKKFNGEDVSTISPTLGFNIKTLEHKGFKLNIWDVGGQKSLRSYWRNYFESTDGLVWVVDSADRLRLEDCRQELSSLLLEERLSGATLLVFANKQDLPGSLSKETIREALGLDDIKTHHWCIIGCSAVTGENLLTGVDWLLDDIAARVFTAD